One Candidatus Acidiferrales bacterium genomic window carries:
- the panC gene encoding pantoate--beta-alanine ligase: METIHTIDWMKQAARQARDAGEVLGFVPTMGALHEGHLSLVRAARERCSRVVVSLFVNPKQFGPKEDFARYPRDFDGDRAKLEPEGVAYLFAPRAEEMYPAGFRTYVTVEGLSERLCGKSRPGHFRGVTTVVLKLLEIVRPHFAFFGRKDAQQARIIRQMAGDLNLDTEMVVCPIVREADGLALSSRNAYLHADERRAATVLYRSLSRARKLIEQGERSVSLLAGEIRKWIEAERRAMVDYVEIVDADTFEPKLDLRGRCLVALAVLFGNTRLIDNMIIEIGEGQPFFEL, from the coding sequence ATGGAAACCATTCACACCATTGACTGGATGAAGCAGGCGGCGCGGCAGGCGCGCGATGCAGGCGAAGTTCTCGGGTTTGTGCCGACGATGGGCGCGCTCCATGAAGGCCACCTTTCGCTGGTGCGCGCTGCCCGGGAGCGCTGCTCGCGGGTGGTTGTTTCCCTTTTCGTTAACCCCAAACAGTTCGGCCCCAAAGAGGATTTTGCCCGCTATCCGCGCGACTTTGACGGCGACCGGGCAAAACTCGAACCGGAGGGCGTCGCCTACCTCTTTGCGCCCCGGGCCGAGGAGATGTACCCGGCGGGGTTTCGCACCTACGTCACCGTGGAAGGCTTGAGCGAGCGCCTTTGCGGGAAAAGCCGCCCGGGGCATTTCCGCGGGGTGACGACCGTGGTTCTGAAGTTGCTCGAAATCGTCCGACCCCACTTTGCTTTTTTTGGCCGCAAGGACGCGCAGCAGGCGCGCATCATCCGCCAGATGGCCGGCGACCTCAACCTCGATACCGAGATGGTGGTCTGCCCGATCGTGCGCGAAGCCGATGGGCTGGCGTTGAGTTCCCGCAATGCTTACCTCCATGCCGACGAGCGCCGGGCCGCCACCGTTCTTTATCGCAGCCTCAGCCGCGCCCGAAAACTCATCGAGCAGGGCGAGCGATCGGTGTCGCTGCTGGCGGGGGAGATACGCAAGTGGATCGAAGCAGAACGGCGGGCGATGGTGGACTACGTGGAGATCGTGGACGCGGATACGTTCGAGCCCAAGCTCGACCTCCGCGGGCGTTGCCTGGTGGCGTTGGCCGTCTTGTTCGGCAACACTCGCCTGATTGACAACATGATCATCGAAATCGGCGAGGGCCAACCCTTTTTCGAGTTGTAG
- the panB gene encoding 3-methyl-2-oxobutanoate hydroxymethyltransferase, producing MSVPLNGGNGNRKVTVPTILERKSCRERITCLTAYDYPTARLVDEAGIDMILVGDSLAMVVLGYENTLPVTVEEMLHHTRAVRRGVKRALVIADMPYGSFHLDAASAVGNAVRFVKEGGAEAVKVEGGEKRLELIARLVEAEIPVMGHVGLTPQSVHALGGFKVQGKSIEAAEQLLRDARAVEAAGAFSIVLESIPRELAALITRELKIPTIGIGAGPECDGQVLVFHDLVGLSFSVQPKFARQYADLAAQIRHAVEGFKKDTLAGAFPSDAESYHLPTETRDRMLATLVRKC from the coding sequence ATGAGCGTCCCCCTCAACGGCGGAAACGGGAACCGCAAGGTAACCGTTCCGACCATCCTCGAACGAAAATCTTGCCGAGAGCGCATCACCTGCTTGACCGCTTACGATTATCCGACCGCACGGCTGGTGGACGAGGCCGGGATCGACATGATTCTGGTCGGCGATTCCCTCGCTATGGTCGTGCTCGGCTACGAAAACACCTTGCCGGTGACGGTGGAAGAAATGCTTCACCACACGCGAGCGGTGCGCCGCGGGGTGAAGCGGGCACTCGTCATCGCCGACATGCCCTACGGCTCCTTTCACCTGGATGCCGCCTCCGCCGTGGGCAACGCGGTGCGGTTCGTGAAAGAAGGCGGCGCGGAAGCGGTCAAGGTGGAAGGCGGAGAAAAACGCCTCGAGCTGATTGCCCGGCTGGTGGAAGCGGAGATACCGGTCATGGGCCACGTCGGCCTGACACCGCAATCGGTGCACGCCCTGGGCGGCTTCAAGGTGCAGGGGAAATCCATCGAAGCGGCCGAGCAACTGCTGCGCGACGCCCGGGCGGTCGAAGCCGCCGGTGCGTTTTCAATCGTGCTGGAATCCATCCCGCGGGAGCTGGCCGCGCTCATTACCCGCGAGCTTAAAATCCCCACCATCGGCATCGGTGCCGGGCCGGAGTGCGATGGCCAGGTGCTGGTGTTCCACGACCTGGTCGGATTGAGCTTCAGCGTGCAGCCGAAGTTTGCCCGTCAATATGCCGATCTGGCGGCCCAAATTCGCCATGCCGTGGAGGGTTTCAAAAAGGATACTCTGGCCGGGGCCTTTCCGTCTGACGCCGAGTCGTATCATCTGCCGACGGAGACGCGCGACCGAATGCTCGCCACGCTGGTTAGAAAATGCTAG
- a CDS encoding deoxynucleoside kinase — MALAPTPAFVPPRYIVVEGPIRVGKTSLAKILAERLHARRILDSEDNPFLQAFYEEHPGAAFAAQMHFLIERYNLLKELDFASDPNRVVVSDFLVEKDKIFAYINLDDSELKVYDLYYESFRERLPTPDLVIYLQATPEVLKKRIAKKNHPIEAELSEEYLEEVAKAYEHFFFHYTASDLLVVNTSEIDFVDRNDDLQELMRRLSQPVKGTQYFLPLGSR, encoded by the coding sequence ATGGCGCTCGCTCCCACTCCCGCGTTTGTTCCGCCACGCTACATCGTTGTCGAAGGTCCCATCCGCGTTGGCAAAACCTCGCTGGCAAAGATTCTTGCCGAACGGCTGCACGCCCGGCGCATCCTGGACAGCGAGGACAATCCCTTTTTGCAGGCCTTTTATGAGGAACACCCCGGCGCCGCCTTTGCCGCCCAGATGCACTTCCTCATCGAGCGATACAACTTGTTGAAAGAGTTGGACTTTGCTTCCGACCCCAACCGCGTGGTCGTATCCGATTTTCTCGTTGAGAAAGACAAGATTTTCGCGTACATTAATCTGGACGATTCCGAGTTGAAGGTCTATGACCTCTACTACGAATCGTTCCGGGAGCGTTTGCCGACGCCCGATCTGGTGATTTACCTTCAGGCGACGCCGGAAGTCCTGAAGAAACGCATCGCCAAGAAAAATCATCCGATCGAGGCAGAGCTTTCCGAGGAGTACCTGGAAGAGGTTGCCAAGGCGTACGAGCACTTCTTCTTTCACTATACGGCGTCAGACCTGCTGGTGGTGAACACGTCCGAGATTGATTTTGTTGACCGGAACGATGACTTGCAGGAGCTGATGCGACGGCTCTCGCAGCCGGTGAAAGGCACGCAGTATTTTCTGCCGCTTGGATCCCGCTAA
- a CDS encoding DUF6569 family protein, whose amino-acid sequence MSRRLGLFFFFLTLFACLGFLARVAFLETVQAKTTSRVLPPASYEGLALYPVVVSEWPSTEDYLTLDEGLQTGQVVVSEVGGEILRRSRDGRPLPIQGGGAQVNRLALLNHSKKRLILLAGEIVSGGKQDRVIAKDRLVAPEGEPLPLDVFCVEHGRWTGASYQFHAVELMAHPKLRQEVAVAKDQAKVWAEVSGENRVAGGSGGGLATSTATVEAVARSGTAAYTSIAKDARSRRHIEPFADELDRRFKQATAGLKQERVVGVVVAYGGELAWADVFASPALFERYWSKLLRSYVVEALNRPKPKEAAPEVARAQEFLTPLRGAEKSESEPDLYRTTEISERGYAQFELIALGKSPLELHFNKLRKE is encoded by the coding sequence ATGTCTCGTCGTCTCGGGCTTTTCTTCTTCTTCCTCACTCTCTTCGCATGTCTCGGGTTTCTTGCCCGGGTTGCTTTTCTTGAAACCGTCCAGGCAAAAACCACCTCAAGGGTTCTTCCTCCGGCCAGCTACGAGGGCCTGGCTCTCTATCCGGTGGTGGTGTCGGAGTGGCCTTCGACGGAAGATTACCTGACGCTCGATGAAGGTCTCCAAACGGGCCAGGTGGTGGTGAGCGAGGTAGGCGGTGAAATTCTCCGTCGCTCGCGCGATGGCCGGCCGCTGCCCATCCAGGGCGGAGGGGCGCAGGTGAATCGCCTGGCGCTCCTCAATCACTCCAAGAAGCGCCTGATTTTGCTTGCTGGCGAAATTGTGAGTGGCGGTAAGCAGGACCGCGTGATTGCCAAGGACCGCCTGGTCGCTCCGGAAGGGGAACCGCTGCCGCTCGATGTCTTCTGTGTCGAACACGGGCGGTGGACGGGTGCTTCATATCAATTCCACGCGGTCGAGCTCATGGCTCACCCGAAGTTGCGGCAGGAAGTGGCTGTCGCCAAGGATCAAGCCAAAGTCTGGGCCGAAGTGAGCGGCGAAAACCGCGTTGCAGGCGGGAGTGGGGGAGGGCTGGCGACTTCGACCGCGACCGTTGAGGCAGTCGCCCGCTCGGGCACGGCGGCCTACACGAGTATTGCCAAGGACGCTCGCAGCCGGCGGCACATCGAGCCTTTTGCTGACGAGCTCGACCGTCGCTTCAAGCAGGCCACCGCCGGCCTCAAACAGGAAAGGGTCGTGGGTGTGGTCGTGGCTTACGGCGGCGAGCTGGCCTGGGCGGATGTGTTCGCTTCGCCGGCGCTGTTTGAGCGCTACTGGTCCAAGCTGCTCCGCTCCTACGTGGTCGAAGCGCTGAACCGGCCCAAGCCTAAGGAGGCGGCGCCGGAAGTGGCGCGGGCGCAGGAATTTCTTACCCCGCTTCGTGGCGCAGAAAAATCAGAGAGCGAACCTGACCTCTACCGCACCACCGAAATCTCCGAGCGCGGCTATGCCCAATTCGAGCTCATCGCCCTCGGCAAATCGCCGCTCGAGCTGCACTTCAACAAGCTGCGGAAGGAATAA
- the folK gene encoding 2-amino-4-hydroxy-6-hydroxymethyldihydropteridine diphosphokinase, with translation MAATHPKTVYLSLGSNLGDRQVNLERAIARMNSSGIAVRRVSSLYQTEPVDFPAQGWFLNCVVEAETSLLPLQLLHELRRIERLLGRRRMVRRGPRGIDIDILLYENAIVRSAELQVPHPRMTDRRFVLQPLRELAPWLRHPAFQKSVTELLAATPDRSQVRRWRGGENRK, from the coding sequence ATGGCCGCAACGCATCCCAAGACGGTTTATCTTTCGCTCGGCTCGAACCTGGGCGACCGCCAGGTGAACCTGGAGCGGGCCATCGCCCGGATGAACTCGAGCGGCATTGCAGTGCGGCGGGTCAGCTCGCTCTATCAAACCGAGCCGGTGGATTTTCCGGCGCAGGGATGGTTCCTCAACTGCGTGGTGGAGGCGGAAACGTCGCTGCTGCCGCTTCAGTTGTTGCACGAGCTGCGGAGGATTGAACGGCTGCTCGGCCGGCGAAGGATGGTGAGGCGCGGCCCGCGGGGGATTGACATTGACATCCTGCTTTATGAAAACGCGATTGTTCGTTCCGCCGAGCTTCAAGTGCCTCACCCCCGGATGACCGACCGGCGATTTGTTTTGCAGCCGCTGCGGGAGCTGGCACCCTGGCTGCGGCATCCCGCGTTCCAGAAAAGCGTCACTGAGCTGCTGGCGGCGACGCCCGACCGGAGCCAAGTTCGCCGCTGGCGCGGGGGCGAAAATAGAAAATAG
- the ruvB gene encoding Holliday junction branch migration DNA helicase RuvB: MPKPQDDRRRLVSGQAYNDDSKFESSIRPRTLAEFVGHARIKEILSIAIEATRSRGEALDHVLLYGPPGLGKTTLATIIANELGVDIKVSSGPMLERKGDLTAILTALEMRECLFLDEIHRLQAQIEEILYPAMEEYRIDLVIGQGPGARIHPYRLQPFTLIGATTRAGLITAPLRSRFGIVHRLDFYPPDDLDQIVRRSAQILAIPVDGGGSEEISRRSRGTPRVANRLLRRVRDFAEVRAAGKITGEVARDALKMLEVDDYGFDEMDRKLLLTIIEKYDGGPVGVNTLAASIAEEVDAIEEIYEPFLIQIGFLNRTSRGRMATALAYKHFGLNPPSRQPDLF, encoded by the coding sequence ATGCCGAAGCCTCAGGATGACCGCCGACGATTGGTCTCCGGGCAGGCTTATAACGATGACTCGAAGTTTGAGTCGAGCATTCGGCCGCGCACACTCGCCGAATTTGTCGGGCACGCGCGGATCAAGGAGATTCTCTCCATCGCCATTGAGGCCACTCGCTCGAGAGGCGAGGCGCTCGACCACGTTTTGCTCTATGGGCCGCCCGGCCTCGGCAAAACGACCCTCGCCACCATCATCGCCAACGAGCTGGGCGTTGACATCAAGGTCAGCTCGGGACCCATGCTCGAGCGCAAAGGCGACCTGACCGCCATCCTGACGGCGCTCGAGATGCGCGAGTGTCTCTTCCTCGACGAGATTCATCGCCTCCAGGCGCAGATCGAAGAAATTCTCTATCCGGCGATGGAGGAATACCGGATTGATCTGGTCATCGGCCAGGGGCCGGGGGCCAGAATTCATCCCTACCGCCTGCAACCCTTCACGCTCATCGGCGCCACCACTCGCGCCGGACTCATCACGGCGCCGCTGCGCTCGCGCTTCGGGATTGTTCACCGGCTGGACTTCTACCCGCCGGATGACCTTGATCAGATTGTGCGGCGCTCAGCACAGATTCTGGCGATCCCGGTGGATGGCGGGGGATCGGAAGAAATCTCTCGCCGCAGCCGGGGCACGCCGCGGGTGGCGAACCGCTTGCTGCGCCGGGTGCGGGATTTTGCCGAGGTACGCGCCGCCGGAAAAATCACCGGGGAGGTTGCCCGCGATGCGCTCAAAATGCTCGAAGTGGACGATTACGGCTTTGACGAAATGGACCGCAAGCTGCTCTTGACGATCATTGAGAAATATGACGGCGGGCCGGTGGGCGTGAACACGCTGGCGGCTTCGATTGCCGAGGAAGTGGACGCCATTGAAGAGATCTACGAGCCGTTCTTGATCCAGATTGGCTTCTTGAACCGCACGTCCCGCGGCCGCATGGCCACCGCGCTCGCCTACAAGCATTTTGGGTTGAACCCGCCATCGCGGCAGCCGGATTTGTTCTAG
- the ruvA gene encoding Holliday junction branch migration protein RuvA: MIGSLHGTVAEKRPNRILVDVNGVGYAVQVPLSTYVELGPLRSEVSLLIHTHVREDALTLYGFLTAKEKSLFEQLLKVTGIGPNLAITLLSGLAVDELVPAIRRNDLVRLTAIPGIGRKTAERIVVELRDKVAHLETGIAAAPAVSGGAFEADVASALLNLGYPQAAVEKAVAEAAREASEKSFDAVLREALQRLTGRRARAPMASRGAGTNA; this comes from the coding sequence ATGATCGGCTCATTGCACGGGACGGTGGCGGAGAAGCGGCCGAACCGCATCCTGGTGGACGTGAATGGGGTTGGTTACGCCGTCCAGGTGCCGCTTTCGACTTACGTGGAACTGGGCCCGCTGCGCAGCGAAGTTTCTCTCCTCATCCACACCCACGTCCGCGAAGATGCGTTGACGCTTTACGGTTTTCTGACTGCCAAGGAAAAATCGCTGTTTGAGCAGCTCCTGAAGGTCACCGGCATCGGTCCTAACCTGGCCATCACGTTGCTCTCCGGCCTGGCGGTGGACGAACTCGTACCCGCCATCCGGCGCAACGATTTGGTCCGGCTGACGGCGATACCCGGGATCGGGCGGAAGACGGCTGAGCGGATCGTGGTCGAGCTGCGCGACAAGGTGGCCCATCTCGAAACGGGAATAGCCGCTGCCCCGGCAGTATCGGGCGGCGCCTTTGAAGCCGACGTCGCTTCCGCGCTGCTCAACCTGGGCTATCCGCAAGCAGCCGTCGAGAAGGCGGTGGCTGAAGCGGCGCGCGAGGCGAGCGAAAAATCCTTTGACGCGGTTTTGCGAGAAGCGTTGCAACGGCTCACCGGGCGGCGGGCACGAGCCCCGATGGCATCGAGAGGGGCGGGTACAAACGCATGA
- a CDS encoding DUF6463 family protein, which yields MGRIAGRLLMAIGVIHCALFLWWGRRALVAIWQDGFFNTIDPHKDRQMIFWSLCFGVLAIFLGQVVSWLEAQGKRTPAFLGWEFLALFVVGGMLMPYSGGWLALVPALLNWLPAQKESLG from the coding sequence ATGGGGCGGATTGCTGGGCGGCTGCTCATGGCAATTGGAGTGATTCACTGTGCGTTGTTTCTATGGTGGGGTCGGAGGGCACTCGTGGCCATCTGGCAGGACGGCTTCTTCAATACCATCGATCCACACAAGGATCGGCAGATGATTTTCTGGTCGCTGTGCTTCGGCGTGCTGGCGATTTTCCTCGGCCAGGTCGTCAGTTGGCTCGAAGCGCAGGGCAAGCGAACGCCCGCCTTCCTCGGCTGGGAATTTTTGGCGCTTTTCGTGGTCGGCGGCATGCTCATGCCCTATTCCGGCGGGTGGCTTGCTCTTGTCCCGGCCCTGCTTAATTGGCTCCCGGCACAAAAGGAGAGTCTCGGTTGA
- a CDS encoding AbrB/MazE/SpoVT family DNA-binding domain-containing protein — protein MSDFSKPMGTPLKEKVRLGAKRQLTIPQEALAKLRLSEGDVLELRVWDDKIELVPMALIPRDQLWFWTPEWQKKEKEADEDLAKGRYKEYKSMRQAIASLKS, from the coding sequence GGAACACCTCTAAAGGAAAAGGTCAGGCTGGGGGCCAAGCGGCAGCTCACCATACCGCAGGAAGCTCTCGCCAAACTCCGCTTGAGCGAAGGTGACGTTCTTGAATTGCGCGTATGGGATGACAAGATCGAACTTGTCCCTATGGCTTTGATTCCCCGTGATCAATTGTGGTTCTGGACCCCGGAGTGGCAGAAAAAAGAAAAGGAAGCAGATGAAGACCTCGCCAAGGGCCGCTACAAGGAATATAAGAGCATGCGGCAAGCTATCGCGAGCCTGAAATCGTGA